AGTGGAGCACCCTGATGCACCTCATGAGACACTCTCAGACCGGGAGTTTGACGTCTTTTGTAAAATCATTGCCGGCCGGCAAATTAATGAAATCGCCAAGGAAATGTGTATCGGTGTTACCACCGTTCGTACCTATAAATCCCGCCTCTTACAGAAAATGGGGCTGAAACACATTGCGGAGCTGATCCACTATGCCATCAATCATAAATTAGATGAGTAGCGCTTTTGAATTTGAACAGTTCCACCTAAACCAATCTCCGTAGGGAGTTGTCCCGAAAGCTATATTATATCATCCTGAACGTAGTGAAGGATTCAAATACCTGATCAAGATAATCAGCCGATCCTTCAGTCATTTCATTCCTTCAGGATGACATCTTGAAAATTATGAGTCAGTTCTACTGAAACAAACAATTCATTATCCGTAACTGCTTACCCAAAGGAGCCCCCAGACAGGCTTCTATGACTCCTGTTTTTTGAGGCCGGAATGAAAAGAAGAAAAACACTTACGCACCGGCCAAGCTGGAAAAACAGAAAGATTAACCGAAAAAATCCACATTTAAAACGCAGTGCGGTTTCAGGTTTTATGATCAATCATCCCGATACAAAATTGCTGGATAGCTTCCCATAAACGCCACTGGCTAAAACAAGAAGAACGAGCTCGATAAATATCCCGTAGTTATTTACAAAGGAATCAATAAATAACTACAAAAACAATCAATAATTAACTACAACATTTGTTTTTTATTATTTCTATAATAGAACCGCAAATGGAGAAGTGTAAAGAACTTTAAAAATGCCTATGAAAGGGGGTGATAAAAATGGCAGTCGAGAAAACCAATGCTTCCAGTAGCCTGGTTGAGGTAATCGATCGGATCCTTGACAAGGGTGTCGTGATCGACATCTGGGCCCGCGTATCGCTTGTCGGTATCGAGCTTTTGGCTATTGAAGCGCGCATCGTCATCGCTTCGGTTGAGACGTACCTGAAGTATGCTGAAGCAGTCGGATTAACCGCTAGCGCCGCAGTTCCGGCCTAGTAGTAAAAAGAGGTGAACCTTTTGCCAGGGTATCCTATATAAAAGCGTATCCTGCCAAAATGGTCGCCCTTCCATCTGTTACGGAAAGTCAAACAAAATGCGAAAAATTATTTTAGAAATTATCGAGTCATACGAGAAAAGAATAAATGCGGTAAGTGATATCATTGAAAGCGCACATCTGTTGGTGGAAAGATTCAGAGAAAAACGAATCGTGATGTTAGAAGAACTTCAGCGTAATCTGGCCCATTCTGAATCTCTGAGAAAAACGGACTTCGACCGGATTATGTCTGTAATTCAACTACGGCATAAAGAGAGAGAAACGGAAGTAAAGATGATGCTACAAAATTTTATCGAAGCCCATAAACGAATGGCCGAAGAGCTGCGAACCCAATTTGATCGGGATAACCGAAAGCGACAGAACACGGAAAAAGAACGCCTTGATGAGTTTCATTTAAGATTTGAACAGACTAAAAAAGAACAAGAAAGGAGGGAGATCGAAGTGAAAACTATTCTCGGGAGATTTCAAAATGAGCAAAAATGTTTTACTGAAATGATTGATGATCTTTTAAAAAAAGGACAGACAATCAGTACCCATGAAGTAAAATGCGTTGTACAAAACCTTACTCATATGGATTATAACCAGTATAAACAACCAATTAATATCAATATGTAGGAGAATTATTATGTTAGCAAATGACATGGAAAACATTACAAGAAATATCATGGATTCCTATGAAACCAGGATAAGCTTTGTAAAAGGTCTGGCTAGTGATACTGCAGAAATGCTGAAAAAATTCCACAGCGAGCATTCCGAGAGGTCAGAATCTCTGCATACTTCACTACAAACAAATTTAAAGCACATTAAAACTGATGTTGCGAATTTTATTTCCGGGGCGCGTCAGGAACGGCTCCAGCGTCGGCAGGAGACATTTCAAACGCTTTTAGATTTTCATGAAAAATTCACCAATGATACCAAAAACCTGCTGAATAATTTTACTAAAATGAGATTGGAAAAAAGAGCCGAACAGAAAGAATCCCTGGCGAATTTCACAAATCAATTAGTCCAGCATACGGCGACTATGTTAAAAAATTTCAGGGAGATTCATGCTCGCATGGCATCCGATCTGAATAAAATGCTCTTCTCTGCCACCGAATCCAGAAAAACTGAAATAGCGGCCTTTATGGACGATATGGCCAAGTACCATCAGGCTACGAAAAAAGAGCTTGAAACAATGCGGAAAGAACTTGGGGAATTTTTATCCCAAAGCGAGCATGACCGGCAAATGCAATTCAATAGTATTATGAAAGTAATCCGCGATGATATTAACGATATGCATGCAGCCTGGAAAGAGCTCGGTATAAAAATGCAGGCTTTCCGTTCCATGGGCATACCGAAGGTTAATGAGATGGAGGAAGCCGAACGCAGGAGAATCGAAAAAGAACGCGCGGAAGCCGAAAGAAAGAGACTGGAACAGGAAGAAGCGGAACGCAGAAGAATCGAAAAAGAACGCGCGGAAGCCGAAAGAAAGAGACTGGAACAGGAAGAAGCGGAAAAGAAGCAGCGCGAATTGGAAGAAACCAAAGCAATGATTTTAAACGCCGTCAAAAAGAATGCTTTAAAACTTCCCGAAATTGGAAATGTGGTTGGCAAAGCTTGGCAGGCGCTTATTCCCATCATGACCGAGCTAATTAACGATGGAAAGCTAAGCAAAGATAAAGATGGAATTTATCACATAGTATAAAATTTCATCTGTAAATAAGGTAAAAATTATGGGTATTGAGTCTATTATTAAAGCGGCGGAATCATTTGCAACGAAGACCTTTGCCAAACCGTCTCGGTTAATAAGTGTAAAAAAAGAAGGTGAAGAGTGGCTTGTGCTTGTGGAAACGGTGGTTGAAGATGAAGAAATGCGCAAATACGCCCGAATGGCAATTATAGGCCTATGGGAAATCCACCTGGATAGTGAGTCTAATGTGACTTTCTTTGAGCGCAAAGGATTAAAGAATGCAACTGCCCTGCATTATGATTTTGAAGATAAGAGTAAGGTTGGAGCGAAAAACACAACAAACCTGCGGCTTTTGCAGGAGAAAAGGCAAAGATCCTTTCGATCTTCTCTCGGCACTATCCACCTGCCAGGTGTGCACCGGTATTGGTACCGTCGAGGTCAAGAAACCTTTCAGAAAATGTGTATTTTGCGGGGGGACCGGAGTGT
This is a stretch of genomic DNA from Candidatus Marinimicrobia bacterium CG08_land_8_20_14_0_20_45_22. It encodes these proteins:
- a CDS encoding gas vesicle synthesis protein GvpA (involved in formation of gas vesicle which are protein structures that contain gas involved in buoyancy; part of an operon of other gas vesicle synthesis proteins); this encodes MAVEKTNASSSLVEVIDRILDKGVVIDIWARVSLVGIELLAIEARIVIASVETYLKYAEAVGLTASAAVPA